A single genomic interval of uncultured Desulfobacter sp. harbors:
- the ftsA gene encoding cell division protein FtsA, whose protein sequence is MQGNENLLVGLDIGTTKICAVVGEMLDDEINIIGVGSHPSTGLRKGSVVNIESTVDSIKKAVEEAELMADCNISSVYVGIAGNHIKGFNSHGIIAIKGREITEMDVERVIDAAKAVAIPPDREILHVISQEFIVDEMTSIQNPVGMTAVRLEAKIHIITGAVSAARNIIKCCHKAGLEVCDIALESLASGYAVLTNEEKELGCILADMGGGTTDLALFKDNNLKFIHELTVGGHNLTNDISIGLRTPLPEAERIKKTHGTCIPQNVKAHDVIEVPAVGGRAPKRLPKGILAEILEPRVEEIFSLLKQELFSNGLENSFPAGFILTGGSVVMDGITEMAESVFSVPVRIGEADRIGGLKDIVKNPAYATGVGLIIFGSKTSCRIQDVKSDSNGLQTILNRMKQWFKNII, encoded by the coding sequence TTGCAGGGAAACGAAAACTTACTGGTGGGACTTGACATTGGTACCACCAAAATCTGCGCAGTCGTGGGTGAGATGCTTGATGATGAGATCAACATCATCGGTGTGGGCTCCCACCCCTCCACAGGGCTTCGTAAGGGGTCCGTAGTCAACATAGAGTCCACGGTGGATTCCATTAAAAAGGCCGTAGAGGAAGCCGAGCTCATGGCGGACTGCAATATATCTTCTGTTTATGTGGGCATTGCAGGCAACCACATCAAAGGGTTCAACAGCCATGGCATCATTGCCATCAAAGGCCGGGAAATAACCGAAATGGATGTGGAACGGGTGATTGACGCGGCCAAGGCGGTTGCCATCCCCCCGGACAGGGAAATTCTGCATGTCATTTCCCAGGAGTTTATTGTGGATGAAATGACCTCCATCCAGAACCCTGTGGGCATGACTGCCGTACGCCTGGAAGCCAAAATCCATATCATCACAGGCGCGGTATCTGCAGCGCGCAACATTATCAAGTGCTGCCACAAGGCAGGGCTTGAGGTCTGCGACATTGCCCTTGAATCCCTGGCCTCGGGCTACGCCGTTCTCACCAACGAAGAAAAGGAACTTGGCTGCATCCTGGCCGACATGGGCGGCGGAACCACAGACCTGGCCCTGTTCAAAGACAACAATCTGAAATTCATTCACGAACTTACCGTGGGCGGCCATAACCTGACCAACGATATTTCCATAGGGCTTCGTACGCCCTTGCCCGAAGCGGAAAGAATCAAGAAAACACACGGCACCTGCATACCCCAAAACGTCAAAGCCCATGATGTCATTGAGGTGCCGGCGGTGGGGGGCAGAGCGCCCAAGCGTCTGCCCAAGGGGATTCTTGCTGAAATCCTGGAACCCCGGGTGGAGGAAATCTTTTCCCTGCTTAAACAGGAACTGTTTTCAAATGGACTTGAAAACAGTTTTCCTGCCGGATTTATACTCACCGGCGGCAGCGTTGTCATGGACGGCATTACAGAAATGGCGGAATCCGTATTCAGCGTACCCGTTCGTATCGGTGAAGCCGACCGTATCGGTGGACTCAAAGATATTGTTAAAAACCCCGCGTACGCCACAGGCGTTGGACTTATCATTTTCGGATCAAAAACAAGCTGCCGTATCCAGGATGTCAAGTCCGATTCCAACGGGCTGCAAACAATTTTAAATAGAATGAAACAATGGTTTAAAAATATTATTTAA
- the ftsZ gene encoding cell division protein FtsZ — protein MTFSYVENNNTAKIKVIGVGGAGGNAVNNMIDAKLQGVKFIVANTDAQALEHSRAEVKIQIGAQLTEGLGAGADPSVGRDAALESMEDLRESLADSHMVFITAGFGGGTGTGAAPVIAEICKDLGILTVAVASKPFSFEGKKRERAAMEGLEKLQEITDTVITIPNDRLRGIAGKGARMKDMFIKADEILHHSVKGITDLIMMPGHVNLDFADVKTTMQKAGKALMGIGIASGENRATEAAERAISHPLLEDISVSGAKGVLMNITSSSDLTLDEMTEACDRIYQEVGDEAEIIWGQTFDEELGDEIRITVIATGIGMEEPAFSENMRRFDPQTAQAYAQSRQTTAANGTYGGGYGSQAYRQNTPDMGQSAPSGRDHSIARGVIRDATEEDMANWDEPVRVVRHKRVVGDDTQVQDYGTNFDNDDLEIPTFLRRKAD, from the coding sequence ATGACTTTTTCTTATGTGGAGAATAACAACACGGCAAAAATTAAGGTCATCGGTGTCGGCGGGGCCGGCGGCAACGCGGTCAACAATATGATAGACGCCAAGCTGCAGGGTGTTAAATTTATTGTGGCCAACACAGATGCCCAGGCCCTTGAGCATTCCAGGGCGGAAGTTAAAATTCAAATAGGCGCCCAGCTCACCGAAGGGCTTGGAGCCGGTGCAGATCCAAGTGTGGGCAGAGATGCGGCCTTGGAAAGCATGGAAGACCTGCGTGAATCACTTGCAGACAGCCACATGGTCTTTATTACCGCCGGATTCGGCGGTGGTACGGGCACAGGGGCTGCTCCTGTGATTGCAGAAATATGCAAGGATCTTGGCATTCTTACCGTGGCGGTTGCATCCAAACCCTTTTCCTTTGAGGGTAAAAAACGGGAACGAGCCGCCATGGAAGGTCTGGAAAAACTGCAGGAAATTACTGACACCGTTATCACCATCCCCAATGACCGGTTGCGCGGTATTGCCGGCAAAGGGGCCCGTATGAAGGACATGTTCATCAAAGCCGACGAAATTTTGCACCACTCCGTTAAAGGCATTACCGATTTGATCATGATGCCCGGTCACGTCAACCTGGACTTTGCCGACGTAAAAACCACCATGCAGAAAGCAGGCAAGGCGTTAATGGGCATTGGTATTGCCTCTGGAGAAAACCGGGCCACGGAAGCTGCAGAGCGGGCCATTTCTCATCCGCTGCTGGAAGATATCTCCGTATCCGGCGCCAAGGGCGTACTGATGAATATCACATCAAGTTCTGATCTGACCCTTGACGAAATGACCGAAGCCTGTGACCGCATCTACCAGGAAGTGGGTGATGAGGCGGAAATCATCTGGGGCCAGACCTTTGACGAAGAACTCGGAGATGAAATCCGCATCACCGTCATTGCCACAGGTATCGGTATGGAAGAACCGGCCTTTAGTGAAAATATGCGCAGATTTGACCCCCAAACAGCCCAGGCCTATGCACAGTCCCGACAGACGACTGCGGCCAACGGAACGTACGGAGGAGGATATGGGTCCCAGGCCTATCGTCAAAACACACCGGACATGGGGCAGTCTGCACCTTCCGGCCGCGATCATTCCATTGCCAGGGGTGTTATAAGGGACGCCACAGAAGAAGACATGGCCAATTGGGATGAACCGGTGCGTGTTGTTCGCCACAAACGTGTGGTGGGAGATGATACCCAGGTCCAGGACTACGGCACGAACTTTGATAATGACGATCTGGAGATACCCACTTTTTTAAGACGAAAAGCCGATTAA